The following proteins are co-located in the Halarcobacter sp. genome:
- a CDS encoding ATP-binding protein, with protein sequence MKLKQLFILLLIINSSALISVVFILSEYQRAVDQLENAYKMQHRSLILADELRQSSDDLTRMARTHVITGKDMFKKQFHTVLDIRNGDKPRPKHYNRIFWDFYTLDENKAKLDGAKIPLRTLMKQAGFPEEELELLYESQRESDDLTNLETKAMNAIKGIFQDRKGNYTIKKEPDFALARKIMHGEQYHRAKIAIMKPLNEFYKAFETRTQQKVDEAHETVKRMETYLSMAVLFLIILFIFSFIFIILRRIIHPVEILNKGMLKLAKNEMDIDLPQKVFMDEVSEMIGAVEVFKDNAIQLIESQKQNERLLDLAGEGIFGLDSKGRFIFINPTASNLLGYDSKELIGKYLNKTIAKHLFSKGAQQKERLMLIKKEEQTFISKDNKEFPIDYISTPIYSNNSTILEGSVVVFSDITKRKEYENQLKKATLEAQKANRSKSIFLTNMSHELRTPLNAILGFTSLLKKSKHIENSEKQNINTIYSSGQHLLSLINEILEFAKIEAGKININPNDFNLFKLLEEIESMFTSRCEAKGLNFSLNIDKSVPKYIKCDEKRLRQILINILGNSLKFTNKGYIKVNIQAKDSKLLVAISDTGIGMSKEALKIVFKPFEQIEEKTHKHEGTGLGLAITKELIEKMNGKIEAESELNKGSTFSFEIKIEKIDFVQEKEYEKNTILKVKTTNNINILVADDTKANRDLLVQLLNSYNINTLQAKDGEEVLNHIEKHDFDLIFMDILMPKLDGLETTKILKEKVQTKDIPIIAISANVFEDDKQKALNNGANFFLPKPFEEKDIANALQKFLKIDFEYEEEKTQNRIILEKDLAIKIADLATKLDGNSILELLKENDIDEHTKTKITTLINNFQFDEISKLSTSLYK encoded by the coding sequence ATGAAACTTAAACAACTATTTATTCTTTTACTTATCATAAACAGTAGTGCTCTTATTAGTGTTGTATTTATCTTAAGTGAGTACCAAAGAGCTGTAGACCAACTGGAAAATGCTTATAAGATGCAACATCGTTCCCTTATACTTGCAGATGAATTAAGACAAAGCAGTGATGATTTAACAAGAATGGCAAGAACCCATGTCATAACTGGAAAAGATATGTTTAAAAAGCAATTTCATACTGTACTTGATATTAGAAATGGGGATAAACCAAGACCAAAACATTACAATAGAATATTCTGGGATTTTTATACCCTTGATGAAAATAAAGCAAAATTAGATGGAGCAAAAATCCCCCTTAGAACTCTTATGAAACAAGCAGGTTTCCCCGAAGAGGAGTTAGAACTCTTATATGAATCCCAAAGGGAATCTGATGATTTAACAAATCTTGAAACAAAAGCGATGAATGCCATAAAGGGTATTTTTCAAGATAGAAAAGGAAACTATACAATAAAAAAAGAGCCAGATTTTGCATTAGCTAGAAAAATCATGCATGGAGAACAATACCATAGGGCAAAAATTGCCATAATGAAACCCTTAAATGAGTTTTATAAAGCCTTTGAAACAAGAACACAACAAAAAGTTGATGAGGCACATGAAACAGTTAAAAGGATGGAAACCTACCTCTCAATGGCAGTATTATTTCTAATCATACTATTTATTTTCTCCTTTATATTTATTATTTTACGTAGAATAATTCATCCAGTTGAGATATTAAATAAAGGGATGTTAAAACTAGCAAAAAATGAGATGGATATTGACTTACCACAAAAAGTATTTATGGATGAAGTAAGTGAGATGATTGGGGCAGTTGAAGTATTTAAAGATAATGCTATTCAACTAATTGAATCACAAAAACAAAATGAAAGACTTCTTGATTTGGCAGGTGAAGGGATTTTTGGTCTGGATTCAAAAGGAAGATTTATTTTTATAAATCCAACAGCATCGAACCTTTTAGGATATGATTCTAAAGAATTAATTGGAAAATATCTAAATAAAACTATAGCTAAACATCTTTTTTCTAAAGGTGCACAACAAAAAGAGAGATTGATGTTGATTAAAAAAGAGGAGCAAACTTTTATATCAAAAGATAATAAAGAGTTTCCAATAGATTATATAAGTACTCCTATTTATTCAAATAACTCTACAATTTTAGAAGGTTCAGTTGTTGTATTCTCAGATATAACCAAAAGAAAAGAGTATGAGAACCAACTAAAAAAAGCAACCCTTGAAGCACAAAAAGCAAATAGGTCTAAATCTATATTTCTCACAAATATGTCCCATGAGTTAAGAACACCACTAAATGCAATTTTAGGATTTACCTCTTTACTAAAAAAATCAAAACATATAGAAAACTCTGAAAAACAAAATATAAACACAATTTACAGTAGTGGACAACACCTTTTATCCTTAATAAATGAGATACTAGAATTTGCAAAAATTGAAGCAGGAAAGATAAATATAAACCCAAATGATTTTAATCTATTTAAACTCTTAGAAGAGATAGAATCTATGTTTACCTCAAGATGTGAAGCAAAGGGTTTAAATTTTTCACTAAACATTGACAAAAGTGTTCCAAAATACATAAAATGTGATGAAAAAAGATTAAGACAAATTCTAATTAATATACTTGGAAACTCTTTAAAATTTACAAACAAAGGTTATATAAAAGTAAATATCCAAGCAAAAGATTCAAAACTGTTAGTAGCTATTAGCGATACAGGAATTGGAATGTCAAAAGAGGCATTAAAGATTGTATTCAAACCCTTTGAACAAATTGAAGAAAAAACCCATAAGCACGAAGGTACAGGTTTAGGACTTGCAATTACAAAAGAGCTTATAGAAAAGATGAATGGTAAAATTGAAGCAGAAAGTGAACTAAATAAAGGTAGTACATTTAGCTTTGAAATAAAAATAGAAAAAATTGATTTTGTACAAGAGAAGGAGTATGAAAAAAATACTATTTTAAAAGTCAAAACTACAAACAATATAAATATATTAGTTGCTGATGATACAAAAGCAAATAGAGATTTATTAGTTCAACTTCTAAACTCTTATAATATAAATACTCTACAAGCAAAGGATGGAGAAGAGGTATTAAACCATATAGAAAAACATGATTTTGATTTAATATTTATGGATATTCTTATGCCAAAACTAGATGGTCTAGAAACAACAAAAATATTAAAAGAGAAAGTACAAACTAAAGATATCCCTATTATTGCCATATCAGCAAATGTCTTTGAGGATGATAAGCAAAAAGCTTTAAATAATGGTGCAAACTTTTTCCTACCTAAACCCTTTGAAGAAAAAGATATAGCAAATGCCTTACAAAAATTCTTAAAAATTGATTTTGAATATGAAGAGGAAAAAACACAAAATAGAATCATTTTAGAAAAAGATTTAGCAATAAAAATAGCTGATTTAGCAACAAAACTTGATGGAAACTCAATACTTGAACTTCTTAAAGAAAATGATATAGATGAGCATACAAAGACCAAGATAACAACACTTATAAATAATTTTCAATTTGATGAAATCTCAAAACTATCTACAAGCTTGTATAAATAA
- a CDS encoding hybrid sensor histidine kinase/response regulator has product MTKKYTILIVDDKLENLQYLNKVLQDEDYDIRATPDGMMALEAAKLNTPDLILLDIKMPNIDGYELCRLFKKEEKLKEVPIIFISALDSVEDKVKAFEEGGVDYITKPFEPKEILARIKTQLQIHKSKIMIARLLEQQDLFVKKIMHEMNTPVSIISLNSELIEQKYGLSKQVEAIKASVKTLSSIYGDLSYKIKKHSREYKVSKINLLNFISSRVQFFDELANTKDIHIDLGYNEEFDIYMNKYEFERVIDNTLSNAIKYSKEAGEINLFFGKEDGKHLIIIEDFGIGIEDTSKVFDAYYQQSNKKLGLGLGLNIVKEICDKYEIKVEVKSSKNVGTSFIFNIDSVVKSPR; this is encoded by the coding sequence ATGACTAAAAAATATACTATATTAATTGTTGATGATAAGTTAGAAAACCTACAATACTTAAATAAAGTTCTTCAAGATGAAGATTATGATATTAGAGCTACCCCTGATGGGATGATGGCTTTAGAGGCTGCTAAACTAAATACTCCTGATTTGATTTTATTAGATATTAAGATGCCAAATATTGACGGTTATGAACTTTGTAGATTATTTAAAAAAGAGGAAAAACTAAAAGAGGTTCCTATTATATTTATCTCAGCCCTTGATAGTGTAGAAGATAAAGTAAAAGCTTTTGAAGAGGGTGGAGTTGATTATATTACTAAACCTTTTGAACCCAAAGAGATATTAGCTAGAATAAAAACACAACTTCAAATTCATAAAAGTAAAATCATGATTGCAAGACTTTTAGAACAACAAGATTTATTTGTAAAAAAGATTATGCATGAGATGAATACCCCTGTTTCTATAATCTCTTTAAATAGTGAACTAATAGAGCAAAAGTATGGTCTTTCTAAACAAGTTGAAGCCATAAAAGCTTCAGTTAAAACCCTTTCTTCAATATATGGTGACCTTTCTTATAAGATAAAAAAACACAGTAGAGAGTATAAGGTTTCAAAGATAAATTTATTGAACTTTATTAGTTCTAGAGTACAGTTTTTTGATGAGTTAGCAAATACAAAGGATATACATATAGATTTGGGATATAACGAAGAGTTTGATATATATATGAACAAATATGAGTTTGAAAGAGTAATAGATAATACCTTAAGCAATGCTATTAAATATAGTAAAGAAGCAGGGGAAATTAATCTATTTTTTGGAAAAGAGGATGGTAAACATCTTATTATAATAGAGGATTTTGGAATAGGTATAGAGGATACGTCAAAGGTGTTTGATGCTTATTATCAACAATCAAATAAAAAACTAGGTTTAGGCTTAGGTTTAAATATAGTAAAAGAGATATGTGATAAATATGAGATTAAAGTTGAGGTAAAAAGTTCTAAAAATGTAGGTACAAGTTTTATATTTAATATAGATTCTGTAGTAAAGAGTCCTAGATGA
- a CDS encoding response regulator transcription factor, with protein MKIFLLEDDFSLNRLISKALEDRGFFVTSVDDGYDAMTQVLNNKYDLYILDINVPGFSGHEVLQQVRKVHDNLPVIIVSAQLDIDNISKAYDLGCNDYLKKPFELEELMLHIKYHIKTILNSDVDKDVIDLGSGFSFDLKDQALYKHNHEIVLTQKEKLLLTLFINNLDKTVTSEMIHEYVWDNKEMEAVSMRSMIHKLQKKLKSGMIVNIRGVGYKLISTKIGI; from the coding sequence ATGAAGATATTTTTATTAGAAGATGATTTTTCCCTTAATAGACTTATTAGCAAAGCCTTAGAGGATAGAGGTTTTTTTGTTACAAGTGTTGATGATGGTTATGATGCTATGACACAAGTATTAAATAACAAATATGATTTATATATTTTAGATATAAATGTACCAGGGTTCTCAGGACATGAGGTTTTACAGCAAGTTAGAAAAGTTCACGATAATTTACCTGTAATAATTGTTAGTGCCCAATTAGATATAGATAATATCTCAAAAGCTTATGATTTAGGTTGTAATGATTATCTAAAAAAACCCTTTGAGCTTGAAGAGTTGATGCTTCATATTAAATATCATATAAAAACTATACTAAATAGTGATGTTGATAAGGATGTTATAGATTTAGGATCGGGCTTTAGTTTTGATTTAAAAGATCAAGCCTTATATAAACATAATCATGAAATTGTATTAACTCAAAAAGAGAAACTTCTACTTACTTTATTTATCAATAATCTTGACAAAACTGTAACTTCAGAGATGATACATGAGTATGTATGGGACAACAAAGAGATGGAAGCTGTTAGTATGAGAAGTATGATTCATAAGTTACAAAAAAAGCTAAAAAGTGGAATGATTGTAAATATAAGAGGTGTAGGTTATAAGCTAATAAGTACTAAAATAGGGATATAA
- a CDS encoding GIY-YIG nuclease family protein — MLDNDLDKSDVKIVYLNRYSGSRQLNEVFTVQNNGEIKFLHKQNLIKFIYSNKCQINSLININIKNQKTYEVIRVIEILQKKFLRSNDLKDLKKIKHDDILRLHKILFNSFLSKPIISLILNNTNYRDRDNSVFKLSYLTPKNHFINYIKIKLILSKYPYSTDKFIKEELKKKYCVNISTVQVFKIRTKYFIPNRFERYVSNNYKRFELYFSKIEFLNNDNICNLYNTSAVYELISISKVDYNYSQSTTIYIGSTKNLYKRLNEYKNNKGHSLKMRNYLEDNLLYFRFIKTDNYQHLETVLLHEFISLYGEMPLLNINNSKK; from the coding sequence GTGCTTGATAATGATTTAGACAAATCAGATGTAAAAATTGTATATCTAAATAGATATAGTGGTAGTAGGCAGTTAAACGAAGTTTTTACAGTACAAAATAATGGAGAGATTAAGTTTCTTCATAAACAGAATCTAATAAAATTTATCTATTCAAATAAGTGCCAAATAAACTCTTTAATCAATATAAATATAAAAAATCAAAAGACTTATGAAGTAATAAGAGTAATAGAGATTTTACAAAAAAAGTTTTTACGAAGTAATGATTTAAAAGACTTAAAAAAAATAAAACATGACGATATTCTGAGACTTCATAAAATACTTTTTAATAGCTTCCTATCTAAGCCTATTATTAGTCTTATTTTAAATAATACAAACTATAGAGACAGGGATAACAGTGTTTTTAAACTCTCATATTTAACCCCTAAAAACCATTTTATAAACTACATAAAAATAAAACTTATTCTTAGTAAATACCCTTATTCAACAGATAAATTTATAAAAGAGGAGTTAAAAAAGAAGTATTGTGTAAATATCTCAACCGTTCAGGTTTTTAAGATTAGAACTAAATATTTTATACCTAATAGGTTTGAACGCTATGTAAGTAACAACTATAAAAGATTTGAGCTATACTTTTCAAAAATAGAGTTTTTGAATAATGACAATATTTGTAACCTTTATAACACTTCTGCTGTTTATGAATTGATATCTATTTCAAAAGTTGATTATAATTATAGTCAATCTACTACAATCTATATTGGTTCAACTAAAAATCTATATAAAAGGTTGAATGAGTATAAAAATAATAAAGGGCACTCTTTAAAAATGAGAAATTATTTGGAAGATAATTTACTGTATTTTAGATTTATTAAAACTGATAACTATCAACATTTAGAAACAGTATTATTACATGAATTTATATCTCTTTATGGAGAGATGCCTCTGTTAAATATTAATAATTCTAAAAAATAA
- a CDS encoding methyl-accepting chemotaxis protein codes for MMKDISTRVKLMLFPVVFLIVIISSGVTFKYYFSISNERNTAAMQTEIFLQDFLKMRIAVYQFMNNPSIDSSKNVTNLLASFSKDIDSFKASLSQKTNKEICDDMLKYIGIYNNYFDLMSEANLKNNSNTAEYKKYIEKMIDSSDKLEESLNKINKSAILLKEDSITTMEVTLLIMALIFTAIFIVFSIFMVKLIVSSLDDFKWGLESFFKYLNREAEDTKLLDENRKDEFGVMAKMVNANILKTKTSVEEDRDVIQKVIEVLSELEKGDLYQRVKVKSSNPALEKLISLLNDMSSNLEANIDRILTILAQYSDYKYMNSVETKNLKEHLLRLAQGVNILGQSITGMLIESDNNGKTLDESSNVLLKNVDLLNQNSNEAAAALEETAAALEEITGNIVNNTENVVKMSNYAKELSNSANDGQNLATKTTSAMDDINDKVNSINEAITVIDQIAFQTNILSLNAAVEAATAGEAGKGFAVVAQEVRNLASRSAEAAKEIKELVGDATVKANYGKEIADEMIVGYEGLNKNIKNTLDIISDVEMASKEQSTGIEQINDAITSLDQQTQQNAAIATQTHEVATKTDAIAKTIVESVNEKEFDRNLKIEEKKKKDDVVEIEEIA; via the coding sequence ATGATGAAGGATATTAGTACAAGAGTTAAGCTTATGCTTTTCCCGGTTGTTTTTCTGATAGTGATTATCAGTTCAGGTGTTACATTTAAATACTATTTTAGTATTTCAAATGAAAGAAATACTGCTGCAATGCAAACAGAGATTTTTCTGCAAGATTTCCTAAAAATGAGGATTGCAGTCTATCAGTTTATGAACAATCCTAGTATTGATTCATCAAAAAATGTGACTAATTTATTAGCCTCTTTTAGTAAAGATATTGATAGTTTTAAAGCTTCATTATCTCAAAAAACCAATAAAGAGATTTGTGATGATATGTTAAAATATATTGGAATATATAACAATTATTTTGATTTAATGAGTGAAGCAAATTTGAAAAATAATTCAAATACTGCTGAGTATAAAAAATATATAGAAAAAATGATAGATTCAAGTGATAAGCTTGAAGAATCATTAAATAAGATTAATAAAAGTGCTATTTTATTAAAAGAAGATTCAATTACAACAATGGAAGTTACACTTTTAATAATGGCTCTAATTTTTACTGCAATTTTTATTGTTTTTTCAATCTTTATGGTAAAGCTAATTGTATCTTCATTGGATGACTTTAAGTGGGGCTTAGAGAGTTTCTTTAAGTACTTAAATAGAGAAGCAGAAGATACAAAACTTCTAGATGAAAATAGAAAAGATGAGTTTGGGGTAATGGCAAAAATGGTAAATGCTAATATTCTTAAAACAAAAACTTCAGTTGAAGAGGATAGAGATGTTATACAAAAGGTTATTGAGGTCTTAAGCGAGCTTGAAAAAGGTGACTTATACCAAAGAGTAAAAGTTAAGTCTTCAAATCCGGCTTTAGAGAAGCTTATCTCTTTATTAAATGATATGAGTTCTAATTTAGAAGCGAATATTGATAGAATATTAACAATCTTAGCACAATACTCTGATTATAAATATATGAATAGTGTAGAGACAAAAAATCTAAAAGAACACTTATTAAGATTAGCTCAAGGAGTTAATATATTAGGTCAATCTATTACAGGAATGCTAATAGAGAGTGATAACAATGGTAAAACTTTGGATGAAAGTTCAAATGTTTTACTTAAAAATGTGGATCTTCTAAATCAAAACTCAAATGAAGCTGCTGCAGCTTTAGAGGAAACAGCCGCGGCCTTAGAAGAGATTACAGGGAATATTGTAAATAATACAGAGAATGTTGTAAAGATGTCTAATTATGCAAAAGAGTTAAGTAACTCGGCAAATGATGGACAAAATTTAGCAACAAAAACAACTTCAGCAATGGATGATATTAATGATAAGGTTAACTCTATTAATGAAGCTATTACTGTAATTGATCAGATTGCTTTCCAAACAAATATCTTGTCACTTAATGCTGCTGTTGAAGCAGCAACTGCAGGTGAAGCTGGAAAAGGTTTTGCTGTTGTTGCACAAGAGGTTAGAAATCTAGCTTCAAGATCTGCTGAAGCTGCTAAAGAGATTAAAGAGTTAGTTGGGGATGCAACAGTAAAAGCTAATTATGGAAAAGAGATCGCTGATGAGATGATAGTTGGATATGAAGGACTTAATAAAAATATCAAAAATACTTTAGATATCATCTCTGATGTTGAGATGGCAAGTAAAGAGCAGTCTACAGGTATTGAACAGATTAATGATGCTATTACTTCATTAGATCAGCAGACACAACAAAATGCAGCTATTGCAACACAAACCCATGAGGTGGCTACTAAAACTGATGCAATAGCTAAGACTATTGTTGAGAGTGTAAATGAAAAAGAGTTTGATAGAAATCTTAAAATAGAAGAGAAAAAGAAAAAAGATGATGTTGTTGAGATAGAAGAGATTGCGTAA
- a CDS encoding bifunctional diguanylate cyclase/phosphodiesterase produces the protein MEEKVPYKKVKKYPMDSFTNQVNALVYTVNIETQEIIFCNEKCTKEFGNIIGLKCHELLEKVTDKYYLDSYDEFHWGENVNEYLNTINNKIYLFSEKVIEDYKKRISVKVRVGVDITTIKDKESKKREQNIKNIETIEAILNSTIESTLVYDSNKKCIKLNDVALKTFGYTKDEMVGKDVRTFIDKDSLPIIKKVLATGYEEPYEITMLRKCGQKFPCIVKGKYIYLNNEKVRVVAILDLSQDKEKDNKIVKLAFYDSLTNLPNRALLQDRVELFLAKLARTKYYGGLIVIDLDHFKNINNTKGHFVGDKILIECAKRLQHLIRSCDTISRFGGDEFFILIDTDFHDKFDAANTIKDISKKILHNIQKPFYIKDEEYLLTASIGISIFDESFSYYEILKCADSAMNFVKKSGRNNYNFFDSALQSQLERKAIITGKLREAIKLKQISIAYQKQVDINTNVVGVEALARWKDEKLGNISPNEFIPIAEESGLIIEFGYYLLEETARVIKKWQSNPERAIWRMSVNVSLSQFSKNDFVFFIEQIIKDYKIDAKLLRLEITESILLNNIDDAISKIDYLKKLGISISIDDFGTGYSSLAYLKKLSIDELKIDKSFIEDILVDDNDEILVIAILDLGNKFGFDVIAEGVETKEIYEKLKKLGCKYFQGFYFSKPLPKERL, from the coding sequence ATGGAAGAGAAAGTTCCTTATAAAAAGGTCAAAAAATATCCAATGGACTCCTTTACCAATCAAGTTAATGCTCTTGTTTATACAGTTAATATTGAAACACAAGAGATCATTTTCTGTAATGAGAAATGTACAAAGGAGTTTGGTAATATAATTGGTCTTAAGTGTCATGAATTATTAGAAAAAGTCACGGATAAATATTATTTAGATTCTTATGATGAGTTTCATTGGGGGGAAAATGTAAATGAGTATCTAAATACTATAAATAATAAAATATATTTATTTAGTGAAAAAGTAATTGAAGATTATAAAAAAAGAATCAGTGTAAAAGTCAGAGTAGGCGTTGATATAACAACAATAAAGGACAAAGAAAGTAAAAAAAGAGAACAAAATATAAAAAATATTGAGACAATTGAGGCTATTCTAAACTCAACTATTGAATCAACTTTAGTATATGATAGCAATAAAAAGTGTATTAAGCTAAATGATGTAGCTTTGAAAACTTTTGGTTATACAAAAGATGAAATGGTGGGTAAAGATGTGAGAACTTTTATAGATAAAGATTCTTTACCTATTATAAAAAAAGTTCTTGCTACAGGTTATGAAGAGCCTTATGAGATAACAATGCTTAGAAAATGTGGACAAAAATTTCCTTGTATAGTTAAGGGTAAATATATCTACTTAAATAATGAAAAAGTTAGAGTTGTAGCGATTCTCGATCTAAGTCAAGATAAAGAGAAAGATAATAAGATTGTTAAACTTGCCTTTTATGATTCTTTGACAAATCTTCCAAATAGAGCATTACTTCAAGATAGAGTGGAACTTTTTCTTGCTAAATTAGCAAGAACAAAATACTATGGAGGTCTAATTGTAATAGATTTAGATCACTTCAAAAATATAAATAATACAAAAGGACATTTTGTAGGAGATAAAATTTTAATAGAATGTGCAAAAAGATTACAACATTTAATAAGAAGTTGTGATACTATCTCAAGGTTTGGTGGTGATGAGTTTTTTATTCTCATTGATACTGACTTTCACGATAAATTTGATGCAGCTAATACTATAAAAGATATATCAAAAAAAATATTACATAATATTCAAAAACCTTTTTATATTAAAGATGAAGAGTATCTTTTAACAGCAAGTATTGGTATCTCTATCTTTGATGAAAGCTTTAGTTATTATGAAATACTAAAATGTGCAGATAGTGCTATGAATTTTGTAAAAAAGAGTGGCAGAAACAATTACAATTTTTTTGATTCTGCTCTTCAAAGCCAGTTGGAAAGAAAAGCAATTATAACAGGAAAGCTAAGGGAAGCAATTAAATTAAAACAGATATCTATAGCTTATCAAAAGCAAGTAGATATTAATACCAATGTAGTAGGTGTTGAAGCATTAGCTAGATGGAAAGATGAAAAGTTAGGAAATATAAGTCCTAATGAATTTATCCCCATAGCTGAAGAGAGTGGACTTATTATTGAGTTTGGATATTACTTGCTTGAAGAGACTGCAAGAGTTATTAAGAAATGGCAATCAAATCCAGAAAGAGCCATATGGAGAATGTCTGTAAATGTTAGTTTAAGCCAATTTAGTAAAAATGATTTTGTATTTTTTATAGAACAAATTATAAAAGACTATAAGATTGATGCAAAATTATTAAGGCTGGAGATTACTGAAAGTATACTTTTAAATAATATTGATGATGCTATCTCAAAAATCGATTATTTAAAGAAGCTTGGTATATCTATCTCAATTGATGATTTTGGTACAGGATATTCTTCTTTAGCTTATTTAAAAAAACTTTCAATAGATGAATTAAAAATTGATAAATCTTTTATAGAAGATATTTTAGTTGATGATAATGATGAAATATTAGTAATTGCTATATTAGATTTAGGAAATAAATTTGGTTTTGATGTTATTGCAGAGGGTGTAGAAACTAAAGAGATTTATGAAAAACTAAAAAAATTAGGTTGTAAATATTTTCAAGGTTTTTATTTCTCAAAACCTCTCCCTAAAGAGAGGTTATAA
- a CDS encoding 4Fe-4S dicluster domain-containing protein yields the protein MAVRITEECISCEACAPECPVAAILEEGHEKNPYEDYFYVKPESCVECVDHADAPRCAEACPTEGAIVWDMPYTAEFNEYYAEKNEQGIYKIREHKKKGLMLPEVKEQKFIADISMADREAAANVQDF from the coding sequence ATGGCAGTTAGAATTACAGAAGAATGTATTAGTTGTGAAGCATGTGCACCAGAGTGTCCAGTTGCAGCTATCTTAGAAGAGGGTCATGAGAAGAATCCATATGAAGATTACTTTTATGTTAAACCAGAATCATGTGTTGAGTGTGTTGATCATGCTGATGCTCCAAGATGTGCAGAAGCTTGCCCAACTGAAGGTGCAATAGTTTGGGATATGCCTTATACTGCAGAATTCAATGAATATTATGCAGAAAAAAATGAACAGGGTATTTACAAAATTAGAGAACACAAGAAAAAAGGTCTTATGTTACCTGAAGTAAAAGAACAAAAATTTATTGCAGATATCTCAATGGCTGATAGAGAAGCAGCAGCAAACGTTCAAGATTTTTAA
- a CDS encoding GNAT family N-acetyltransferase — MILKNNLQIRNAEIDDIESLIPLLKQLFTIEKDFCFDKAKHEEGLRLLLKRKEAIVVIAKFEEETIAMVTMQTIISTAVGAKTGLIEDFIVSDDYRDMGVGTYLFEYLKKYANKHHIKRLQLVCDNDNTNAKEFYLKKSFKKSNLSAWYNHLD, encoded by the coding sequence GTGATATTAAAAAATAATCTACAAATACGTAATGCAGAGATTGATGATATAGAGTCATTAATCCCTCTTTTAAAACAACTATTTACGATAGAGAAAGATTTTTGTTTTGATAAAGCAAAACATGAAGAGGGTTTAAGACTTTTATTAAAAAGAAAAGAAGCTATTGTTGTAATTGCAAAATTTGAAGAAGAAACTATTGCAATGGTTACCATGCAGACAATCATTTCAACAGCTGTGGGAGCAAAAACTGGGCTTATTGAAGACTTTATTGTAAGTGATGACTATAGAGATATGGGAGTAGGAACTTACCTTTTTGAATATCTAAAAAAATATGCAAATAAACATCATATAAAAAGATTACAATTAGTGTGTGACAATGACAACACTAATGCAAAAGAGTTTTATCTAAAAAAATCATTTAAAAAAAGTAACCTATCAGCTTGGTATAACCATTTAGATTAA